The Rosa rugosa chromosome 1, drRosRugo1.1, whole genome shotgun sequence genomic sequence CAAATAAGACTTCTCAAGAATCTACATTTAATTTCTTGCAATAATTAGGGAATTTATAAACAGAACCAAAGAAGAAAGATGGCGTACTTCTCTTGTAGCTTTTCCCTGTTCCATTAATATATAGAAAGAAAGTATCACCTCCTTGACCTAATCATTCAAGACATGGAGTTACCATAAGCAATTTTGCAGTGTGTAGTTGTATTAAATCAATTCCGAGTCAGTGGTTAAGCCAGAATAAATTCAACTTTAACAGAAGTATAGATTATTACAAACACATCTCCTAAACAATTGAAACAATTCCTTGGACTCTGTTAGGTTGTGAAATGTCTGTATTTCTTGCACCTGATACTACGTAGGTGTATGTATGTAATATGTATGTGTATGTGACTATATGTAACATGTGTATCTTTGTGTATGTATGTGCATAGTTATAGTTAGTTACTTGCACCTAATACTTCGTAGAAGTATGTAATATGTATGTGTATATGACTGTATGTAACATGTGTAGCTTATTGTATGTATGTACATAGTTATAGTTAGTTACTTGCACCTGATATTATGTAGGTTTATGTATGTGATATGTATGTGAATATGACTATATGTAACATGTGTATCTTTGTGTATGTATGTGCATAGTTATAGTTAGTTACACCAATAAAACCTATTAAGTATTAACCACCAATACAAATTCAGAAAGAAAGTTTATCAAAGCTTGCAGCTTACCTCCTGTTGAATCACATCATCACACAAGTGAAGAAGAGTACCCCTTCCACTATCCAGTTGCTTGTCATACATGGACTGTGTTATTAGGTTCTGATATGCAGCCAAGTTCTGCTGAAAACTACACATAATTAAGAAATATTAGTAACTGAAAGAAAAAGTATGAAACAAAGGGAAAGGTTGACATGTCAATATTATATAGAGCTGGACACTCAGAGGATGAGTAAACATGCAACCCCAGACCCATGACCAATCACGTCATCAGACTGACTTTATAGCATATAGTGGCCAAATCTGACTATGTTTACCGCATAGAATCAACAAAGACAAAGGCAGTCATTTGATAAAGTCAACTTGTCACTTTGTCAGATTAAAACTTTCACCAGAGATACTCTCATGTGTGAGTGCATATTAATCAAAAGAATCACATACATCCCAAATAGTGAGAAATTCAAGAAACATAATATAAGAAGATACTTAACAATTAACATTATACTCCCTTAGCGTGACAGGCATATTGATATGAACAATATACACCTAACCAGCCAATTCGAAGAAACACGAATTATAATAAGAAATCTACCTGAAGTATATCTTAGCACAGTAACCAATGACAGTGGAAAGAACCGCAATGATGACCAAAAAGTCAGCATTAGGCATTTCAAGCGAACTAATAACAGCAACCTGTAGAAGAAAGAAATAATAAGCTGCACTTCGCAAACTAATAAATGGCAAGAACAGTGCACGTGGACAAACTTCATTGCTATTAAGAAACTCACCAGCCCAACTACAGCAGAGCCAAGGAACTTGACCCAGTCCATTGGAGTTAATCCTGGGTTCTTCTTCTCGGGCTGTCAAAAGTATAAAGTTACACAAGGTTATAAGTTGTATCCAGACTTCaagaaaaattataaacaaaatgTAGAAAGAGCTATGAGACTCAGGCCCATTGGGGGAAAGTGATAGAGAAGAACTCACAAGAACTATCTCCATATCAGCCATGGGAATATTTTTGAAATGTTTCACAAATATTCCTCgttcttcttttgctttggtACTTGCTCGCCTGAATAATCATAACACTCATATCAGTCACTTATTATTTGAGGTCCTTTAAGAGCTAGCTTCTTAGATCACCAATTCAATCAGTAGGCAACAAAACCCACTTTCCCTTAAAAATAATagataataaataataaaccCATAACCTACAGTAGCATTAATTGAATTCGCCTATGTAAAAGAAATCCCTGATCAAGCCCTGTACTCCTTTGGACCGAAATTCAGTACAGTCTAATTATATAAACAAGAAACTAGGAAACTACACAATCTAATTCTATAAAACAGATCCCCAACTTTGTGATTGAAGACCAGCCTTGAAGAGAAAGAAACCGACTCAACCATGCACAATCTTGTTCACAACAACATTATTAAAAACAGTATATTAACGTAAGCAAAAAGATTACCTGTAAACAACAATTATCCTATCAAAGGTTGGCTCTTTGATTGTGGTCTTGCTCAGCAAGCTTTTAACGCTGAAGGACAAAGAATATAATTGTCATGAAGTGGCCACAACAGCTTAGTGCTATGCAAAAACTAAAGCCAAGTGGGAAAACCTTAGTTCCATATTTTCAAGACGAATTCGTTCAACGTATAAGTCCTCCGCCTCCTCCCCATCTGCTTCTGAGGTAATTTCATCATCCTTCTTTGGATCTTTTGTGTGCCGACTACTTGACCTTCTGGATAAAAGTTTTTCAGCCCTGCAATAGTAATCACAGCAACAATGGTAAGAGAAATAATTGCTTCAATATCTAAAGTGAAATTTCTCAGGTATATTCTTAATAGTCTTAGTAATACCAATCACAGGTAGTGGCTAAAGATGATGTTTTTCAAACATAAAACGTACGACTGTATTTTTTTCAACTCTATTAAAATTGATACATTGTCATTAATAATTTAAGTTAATAACTATATAACGACTTAAAAATATTACTTACCTAGTTATTCGTAAAAGATATGCCCAAAAACGTGCAATGATCATGTCCACTTTCTCCATGAAAAAGTAATCAGTTGTCTGATCAAGTCCAACACCACGCCGGAAGATAATGTACTGAATGTAAGAAAATAACACAGATTAGaactctagagagagagagagagaatggtggTATAGTAACTAGTGTTTCCTACATTaaacaaggaaaaagaagatgAGCTTGAATTATCAAGAAGAATATATAACTTCCAAAATCTTTATGCTAATAAAAACCTTATCAGCAAAATCTGGAAGGTTTGGCTGAGGATTCTCTGCAAAGAAGTTCTTCAGAAGCTTCTTGTCAATCTACATTCATCAGGAACAAAGTATTGGGATCAGCAAATGAGAAAGCACATAAAAAGAATTAtaaaaaatgaaagtaaaaagTTGCATtgacatatatacatatatataatctgCAGGTTCCTACTTGGCAATTGGCATCTTACTTAATTGACATGAAGGGATACACCTTAGAACATACCTTAGATTCATCAACCACGATGGGAAGATTTAGAAGATACTGCCCTGaatgtgcaatctcaatttcttcatcagtTGCAATCTTGAAATTACTCTTTTCCATCACCTGGACCATAACAAGAAAATATTACATACTTGTGGTAGACTGTGAATCGATAAGAGTCTATAGTACAGGGATTCCAGATATAGTGCTATTAGAAAGTTCTCGTATTATCCAGTTGTCATACATTCAAAACAGACTTTCCTATGCATATTGTGACTtgctttcatttttcttcttttttattttctttttcatggtttcTTCAGTTAAGGGCTtacaaggaaaaacaaaaacaagcgTAAACTGATGCAGCCATATGACCTGAAGTAAGTACGTGAGGAAATTCTGTTCCAGTACATCAATCTCTTTAGGAGAAAGATTCTGTTGCTCCAAT encodes the following:
- the LOC133726537 gene encoding uncharacterized protein LOC133726537, with the translated sequence MEKTASQKKKDMIRIERESVIPVLKPKLIMSLANLIEHSSDRAEFLKLSKRIEYTIRAWYLLQFEDLMQLYSLFDPVHGNQKLEQQNLSPKEIDVLEQNFLTYLLQVMEKSNFKIATDEEIEIAHSGQYLLNLPIVVDESKIDKKLLKNFFAENPQPNLPDFADKYIIFRRGVGLDQTTDYFFMEKVDMIIARFWAYLLRITRAEKLLSRRSSSRHTKDPKKDDEITSEADGEEAEDLYVERIRLENMELSVKSLLSKTTIKEPTFDRIIVVYRRASTKAKEERGIFVKHFKNIPMADMEIVLPEKKNPGLTPMDWVKFLGSAVVGLVAVISSLEMPNADFLVIIAVLSTVIGYCAKIYFSFQQNLAAYQNLITQSMYDKQLDSGRGTLLHLCDDVIQQEVKEVILSFYILMEQGKATREDLDRWCEELIKEEFGASCNFDVDDAVGKLEKLGIVSRDSVGRYFCVGLKRANEIIGTTTEEVVMRAKQGSSS